The following proteins come from a genomic window of Mucinivorans hirudinis:
- a CDS encoding Hemagglutinin has protein sequence MKLYFCMLFFGVSLALAQRREQTLIYIENFGAIAVSNMQLYKIPASIKLAQGIVESGSGMSRLAREANNHFGIKCKADWRGEKIYHDDDQEAECFRKYDSAEESYRDHSLFLTASPRYSSLFELDITDYRGWANGLKRAGYATNPLYAQMLIKTIEDYELYRFDRASPQNDLPPPSEPKVSASASRYGKNNGVKYVVVGAGESMEQIAESEGLTLDKLLAYNDLSAPVAAAQGEALYIEAKLYRSLTTKKHRVAKGETLHSISQKYGIALDALLGMNPRLRSEPLRVGMRLKLK, from the coding sequence ATGAAACTCTATTTTTGTATGCTTTTTTTCGGTGTCTCGCTCGCCCTTGCTCAGAGGAGGGAACAGACTCTGATTTATATCGAAAATTTTGGTGCTATCGCCGTATCTAATATGCAGTTATATAAGATACCGGCGAGCATAAAACTTGCTCAAGGGATAGTTGAGTCGGGTAGTGGTATGAGTAGGTTGGCGCGCGAGGCAAATAACCATTTCGGCATTAAGTGTAAGGCAGATTGGCGTGGCGAGAAGATATATCACGATGATGACCAAGAGGCAGAGTGCTTTCGCAAATACGACTCAGCGGAAGAGTCCTATCGCGACCACTCACTTTTTTTGACTGCGTCGCCAAGGTATTCTTCTCTTTTTGAGTTAGATATAACCGACTATCGCGGATGGGCTAATGGGCTGAAGAGGGCAGGCTATGCAACAAATCCGCTCTATGCCCAGATGCTGATTAAGACTATCGAAGATTATGAGTTATATCGTTTCGACCGTGCCTCTCCCCAAAACGATTTACCACCTCCGTCTGAGCCGAAAGTCTCTGCCTCCGCCTCAAGGTACGGTAAAAACAATGGGGTTAAGTACGTGGTTGTCGGCGCGGGCGAGAGTATGGAGCAAATTGCCGAGAGTGAGGGCTTGACGCTTGATAAATTGCTAGCATACAATGATCTATCCGCACCGGTTGCTGCCGCCCAAGGTGAGGCGTTGTACATTGAGGCTAAGCTTTACCGCTCGCTGACCACAAAAAAGCACAGAGTGGCTAAGGGTGAAACACTACACTCTATTTCGCAAAAATATGGCATCGCACTTGATGCTCTGTTGGGAATGAATCCGCGGCTGAGAAGCGAGCCTCTTAGGGTAGGTATGAGATTGAAATTAAAGTGA
- a CDS encoding Transcription regulator containing diacylglycerol kinase catalytic domain, translating to MKRAIFVYNPVSGEGEIDARIDQITDIYQRHNYIVTLLRIARHTGLSPLTDMIARLEPAHILIAGGDGTVNRLVNFLVNNHIKTPVAVLPTGTANDFATMLGIGSDPIGALKSLLAGKELSVDLGRVGDRYFVNVLSCGLMCDISQRTSTVLKNTFGRVAYYFSSITELPNFRKMNITVESAELTYRGACLMVLIFNGRSAGNFTLARGANLTDGLLDVLIIKGENIVNTIGMLFHFLLQRKGSYPDDVVYFRTNRLLVTLEGENVATDVDGEQGGEFPLDVECLPGALRVLVP from the coding sequence ATGAAAAGAGCCATATTTGTCTACAACCCCGTTTCCGGAGAGGGTGAAATTGATGCCCGCATAGATCAAATCACGGACATCTATCAGCGGCACAACTATATAGTAACTTTGCTTAGGATTGCTCGTCACACCGGTTTGAGTCCGCTCACAGATATGATTGCACGACTCGAGCCTGCCCATATTCTCATTGCCGGTGGCGACGGAACGGTCAATCGTTTGGTTAATTTCTTGGTAAATAATCATATAAAGACACCAGTTGCAGTTCTGCCCACAGGTACAGCCAACGACTTTGCCACAATGTTGGGAATAGGCAGTGACCCGATTGGGGCTCTCAAATCGCTACTGGCAGGTAAGGAGTTATCGGTAGATTTGGGGCGTGTCGGTGACAGATACTTTGTCAATGTGCTCAGTTGCGGATTGATGTGCGACATATCTCAACGCACCTCCACGGTTCTGAAAAACACCTTTGGCAGGGTGGCTTACTACTTCAGCAGCATCACTGAGTTGCCCAATTTCCGCAAAATGAATATTACGGTGGAATCAGCCGAACTCACCTATCGCGGAGCCTGTCTTATGGTACTCATTTTCAACGGACGTTCAGCCGGAAATTTCACTCTTGCAAGGGGTGCAAATCTTACCGATGGTCTCTTGGATGTGTTGATTATCAAGGGTGAAAACATTGTAAACACAATCGGGATGCTCTTCCACTTTTTGCTTCAGCGAAAGGGTAGCTATCCCGATGATGTGGTATATTTTCGTACCAACCGCCTGCTCGTTACGCTCGAAGGAGAGAACGTAGCCACAGACGTTGACGGCGAACAAGGTGGCGAATTCCCGCTTGATGTAGAGTGTTTGCCGGGTGCGTTAAGAGTTTTAGTGCCTTAG
- a CDS encoding Alpha-L-fucosidase, with amino-acid sequence MKRFLLPMAAAFAIQSYAQVKAPAPIYPIPTPAQVAWQKMEQYAFVHFGLNTFNDLEWGFGDTPAATFNPTHLDVEQWIRTVKAAGLKGIIITAKHHDGFCLWQSKYTDYSVKNAPWKDGKGDMVREMIEACKKHGLKVGLYLSPWDRNHAQYGKEEYVTYFRNQIDELINQYCNDGTELFEYWFDGANGGDGYYGGARERRNINPGEYYQYEKCGDIIHERFPDAMIFGGTSPTIRWIGNESGWAGETNWAMWTNGLGESKQLQWGMEEGRDWLPGEVDVSIRPGWFYHEREDHQLKSLSKLIDIYYQSVGRNANLLLNFTVSLRGTIPAADSARIIEWRKTIDEQLKTNLLKDAKVEASNSRGGNFKATKVNDDNWDSYWATQEGVVKGELNFTFKKPTELNRILLQEYIPLGQRVKAFSVDYFANGEWRAVPTTDTMSTIGYKRIIRFKNVTAERIRVNFLDARGALAINNIEAFCAPALLVEPTITRDANGKVSIKGADETANLYYTTDGSEPTINSTPYTAEFALNGKGTVKALAQDPAARERVSSTAVKNFDILASAFSVKGAEGSAKMFDGNTMTSYELPKGKSEVTIDLGGEYDLVGFSYLPNQSRWGGGVITHYEIWANGKRVAQGEFSNIKANPIEQTIMFDAPVSSSQLKFVAKALAQGSGERASIAEFGVITK; translated from the coding sequence ATGAAACGATTTCTACTACCGATGGCGGCAGCTTTCGCCATTCAAAGTTATGCACAGGTGAAAGCTCCTGCACCAATCTACCCCATCCCCACGCCCGCCCAAGTGGCGTGGCAAAAGATGGAGCAGTATGCCTTTGTCCACTTCGGACTCAACACTTTTAACGACTTGGAGTGGGGATTTGGCGACACTCCGGCAGCCACTTTCAATCCAACCCACCTAGATGTGGAACAGTGGATTAGAACGGTCAAAGCCGCAGGATTGAAGGGCATCATCATCACAGCCAAGCATCACGACGGATTTTGCCTATGGCAATCCAAATATACGGATTATAGCGTAAAGAATGCCCCGTGGAAAGATGGAAAGGGCGATATGGTGCGCGAGATGATAGAGGCGTGCAAGAAACACGGACTTAAGGTCGGATTGTACCTCTCGCCGTGGGACAGAAACCACGCCCAATATGGAAAAGAGGAGTACGTGACATACTTCAGAAATCAAATCGATGAACTCATTAACCAATACTGCAACGATGGCACGGAACTGTTTGAGTATTGGTTTGACGGGGCTAACGGCGGCGATGGCTACTACGGCGGTGCGCGTGAGAGGCGCAATATCAACCCTGGGGAGTACTATCAATACGAAAAGTGCGGAGATATAATACACGAACGTTTCCCCGATGCAATGATTTTCGGCGGCACAAGCCCCACAATTCGCTGGATAGGAAATGAAAGCGGCTGGGCTGGAGAGACCAATTGGGCGATGTGGACAAACGGTTTGGGCGAATCTAAACAGTTGCAGTGGGGTATGGAGGAGGGAAGGGATTGGTTGCCGGGCGAGGTTGATGTGTCGATACGTCCCGGATGGTTCTACCACGAACGCGAAGACCACCAACTCAAATCACTATCCAAACTCATAGACATCTATTACCAGAGTGTTGGACGCAATGCCAACCTGTTGCTTAACTTCACGGTATCCCTGCGCGGGACAATTCCTGCTGCCGACTCGGCTCGGATTATCGAATGGCGCAAAACAATAGACGAACAACTTAAAACCAATCTGCTAAAAGATGCCAAGGTCGAAGCGAGCAATTCGCGCGGTGGCAACTTCAAGGCAACAAAAGTAAATGATGACAACTGGGATAGCTACTGGGCTACACAAGAGGGGGTGGTGAAGGGTGAACTCAACTTCACTTTCAAAAAACCAACGGAGCTCAACCGTATCCTTCTACAGGAATATATACCACTGGGACAACGTGTCAAGGCATTCTCTGTTGATTACTTCGCCAATGGCGAATGGAGAGCCGTGCCAACGACGGACACTATGTCTACGATTGGATATAAGCGCATAATTCGCTTCAAAAACGTTACTGCCGAGAGAATTCGCGTCAATTTCTTGGATGCCCGCGGCGCATTGGCAATCAACAATATAGAGGCATTTTGCGCGCCGGCACTGTTGGTAGAGCCTACAATCACCAGAGATGCCAATGGCAAAGTATCAATAAAGGGGGCAGACGAGACAGCGAACCTCTACTACACCACGGACGGCAGCGAACCGACAATCAATTCAACACCTTACACCGCCGAGTTTGCCCTCAATGGCAAAGGGACTGTAAAGGCTCTAGCCCAAGACCCTGCCGCTCGTGAGCGTGTGAGTTCGACGGCAGTGAAAAATTTCGACATTCTTGCCTCTGCCTTTTCGGTGAAGGGTGCTGAGGGGTCTGCCAAAATGTTCGACGGCAACACAATGACCAGTTACGAGTTACCCAAGGGAAAGAGTGAGGTGACCATAGATCTTGGTGGCGAATACGACCTTGTCGGATTCAGCTACCTACCAAATCAAAGCCGCTGGGGAGGCGGCGTGATTACCCACTACGAGATATGGGCTAATGGCAAACGAGTTGCTCAAGGCGAGTTCTCCAACATCAAGGCTAACCCCATTGAACAGACCATAATGTTTGACGCTCCCGTGAGCAGTTCTCAACTGAAATTTGTGGCAAAGGCGCTGGCTCAGGGCAGTGGTGAGCGCGCTTCTATTGCTGAGTTTGGAGTCATAACTAAGTAG
- a CDS encoding NAD-reducing hydrogenase subunit HoxE has protein sequence MCNSLKPQQQEFIANLCANFRNDSGELINILHKAQEHFGYLPQQVQEAIAHCLQIPVSKVYGVVTFYSLFTMTPKGKNPISICTGTACYVRGAEAIVTEFERRLGIKVGGTTSDGLFSLGCLRCVGACGLAPVVMVGEKIYPRVTAGEVEQIIAEYNG, from the coding sequence ATGTGTAACTCTCTAAAACCTCAGCAACAGGAGTTCATCGCCAATCTCTGTGCTAATTTCCGCAATGACTCGGGCGAATTGATTAATATACTCCATAAAGCGCAGGAGCACTTCGGCTACTTGCCGCAGCAGGTGCAGGAGGCTATTGCCCACTGCTTGCAAATACCTGTCTCCAAGGTCTATGGCGTAGTAACCTTCTACTCGCTATTCACAATGACGCCAAAGGGCAAAAATCCAATTAGCATTTGCACAGGCACGGCTTGTTATGTTCGTGGTGCTGAGGCTATTGTGACGGAGTTTGAACGGCGATTGGGCATCAAGGTCGGGGGCACAACCTCGGATGGTCTCTTCTCGTTGGGTTGTTTGCGTTGTGTCGGAGCGTGCGGACTTGCGCCTGTGGTAATGGTTGGCGAGAAGATTTATCCGCGCGTTACTGCGGGCGAAGTGGAGCAGATTATTGCAGAATACAACGGTTAA